The Methylomonas sp. UP202 DNA window TTGCCCGAAGCACATCACGCCGCGTTTTACCGAAGCGCAAATCCAGCAGCGTGTTGCCGGCCTGCTAGCAGAAATCGAAGGCTTGCAAGCCGAAAACCGCCGATTGCGCGAAGGTTTGGCAGCCCGCGATCGCAGTTGAACAACCGGCCGGCTTTGCCGCGTCGGCGCGGTTTGCGGTATGCTGCGCGCCTCGTCTTTTCGAATGCCGACAGCCGTTATGAAAGCCCCACTCAAGCAACCGCAACCGGCGGAGTTGCAAGCCATTCACCAACTATTTCAAGCCGGACAAGTCGCGTTGGCCGAGGTCCGGGCGCAAGCGTTGGCCTCGGCATTTCCCAAATCGCTGCCGGCCTTGAATTTATTGGGCATGTGTCAACAGGCGCAAGGCAAATTGCGCGAGGCGGCGGCCAGCTTTCGCAAGATGCTCGCACTCGATCCCAACATCGCCGAAATTCACTTTAACCTCGGCGCGATTTACACCCAGCTTAACGATGCCAAGGGCGCGATGGCCGCCTATCGCAAGGCCTTGCAAATCAAGCCGGATTTGACGGTCGCCCACTTCAACCTCGGTGCATTGCTGCAACAGCAAAGTCAGTGGCAGGAGGCGGCGACGCATTACCGGCAGGCGGTGGAACATCAGCCCGGTTACTTTCAGGCCTGGGCTAATTGGGGGGCGGTATTGCAAACGATCGGCGATCTGAAAGCCGCCGAACAGTGTTACCGTAAGGCCTTGGAAATCAACGCCGACGCGCTGGGCTATTTCAATCTCGGTACCAATCTGTACGATCAAGGCGCCCACGGCCAAGCGATCGAAGCTTTCAACCAAGCCTTACAACTGGATCCGCAATTCGCCGACGCTTGGAACGACCTGGGCGAGATTTACCGCGATCAGGCCAATATGGACGAAGCGTTGCGCTGTTACCGCGCGGCGCTGCAAGCCAACGCCGAGCACGGCCGGGCCAATTACAATCTCGGCGAAAGTTATTGCCTGGGCGGCCAGTTCGAGCAGGCGATACCGTATTTTGCCGCCTCCGATTTTGCCGATGCCCAAGAGCGGGTGCTTTTATGCCTGTATAAAACCGGCCAGTTCGATGCCTTTAAACAGTGCTTGGACCAGTTCATTGCTGAAGATCGTCATGGCTCGGTGTTGCTGGGCAGCCTGGCGACCCATTACGCCACCAATTTTCGTCAAGTGGACGCTTACGGCTATTGTCGCGAGCCGATGAGGTTTGTCCGGCATACGTTTATCGAAGAATTGGCCGACCCGAATAGCGCATTGCTGAGTCAATTGTTGGACGACGTCAAACACCTGGCCATCGCCGAGCGCAAGCAGGGCCGTTTATATTACGGCATGCAATCGGCGGGGAACTTGCTGCAGCGGCCGGAAGCGTCGTTTCAACAATTGGCGATGTTAATCCGCGCCAAAGTCAAAGCCTACCGGGACCACTTCGCCGGTAGCGACGACGCGTTGATCCGGCGCTTTCCGAAAACCCTGGAGTTTGCCAGTTCCTGGTATTTACGGATGAATCAGGGCGGCTATCTGACTTCCCACATCCATGAGGAAGGTTGGATCAGCGGCTGCGTGTATCTGCAATTGCCGGATAAATGCGATAGCCACGAAGGCAGCTTCGAATACGGCACCGATGGCGACGATTACCCGCGCCTGCACGACGACTTCCCGACCCAAATCGTCGATCAAAAAGTCGGCGATTTGGTGTTGTTCCCATCCTCGCTGTTCCACCGCACCATTCCGTTCAATTCCGACCAGGAACGCATCTGCATTGCGTTCGATATAAAGCCGGCTTGAATCGCGCGCGGCAAAACCAGGGTCGCCGGCGTCGCCGTTTGGCGAAGACAAGCAGAAGGCTAAGCGCGCGTTAGTCGTTAACCGGTTGCCGAAGCAGGCATTAGGCCGGCTCGGCTTAGCGCTTATGGCTTACTTCCGTCAGGCCGAGGGCTCGCCACTCGTCGGCGAGTCGTTGCCGAACTTTCGGCGTTTCAGGCATGGGCTTCCAAATCGCAATAAACCGACGCTGCAGCGCGACGGCGGCGTCGATTGACAGGCGAAGCGGTAAACGATCGTGAACCATACTATTTCTCAGGTATTTTCAATGAAGCCTGTTATTCAATTTGTTCGCGGCTTAACTAAAAAGCTAACGATTGAATATATGTAAAAACCTATCGCCTTAGTCTGATGCCTTCCCCGTAGCCCCGATTGTCAGAGTAGCTTCCAGGCTCATGCTGGCAGTGGCTAGTCCAAAAAACCCGGATTGACAAACAATTTCGTTATAACTTATTGTGCATAACGTCGATATATTTTGACGGATATAACAAATCGAAAAAATTCTCGTCGCCAGGGTCATCTTAAATACAGGCTTTGTTTGGGACTTGGCGGCGGAACGGCATGTGGCTTCCTGCGCTTGGTACTTGGTATAGGACTGCTGGGGACTTGGGCTAACAGCCGCGACTTTAAAAACGCACGGACCACTTTATTTGACCCAGAGGAAGAAAACCATGCAAAACCTGAAATCGATAGCTCGTACCGTCTTGGCCGCTTCGGTCATTGCACTGTCGCTGCCGGCAAGCGCCGAGGCGGATGTCATGCTGAGCGGTTACCTGAAAAGCGGTAGCCCGGCAAGTTTCAGCATCGCCGATCTGCAAGCTTTCGGCGCCGCTACGTCGGTAACGGTCGGCGGCAATACCTATACCGGCGTGTCGCTGTATAGTTATTTGAACAGCTATGTCGCCACGCAGCCCAACAGCGCGAATGGCCCGAAAAACGATCTCTTACGTGAATTTGTGGTTGCGACCGGTAATAACGGTAGCGCCGTGTACACGATGGGCAATCAGCTCGGCGGCAACTTCGGGGGAGCCCAGGACATCATTGCCTTTCAAGACAGCAACGGCGTCTTGGCCGCGCCCAGCCTGATCGCGGCCGACGGCGCCAGCGTGACCAGCCTGACCAGTTTGGATGTCGGTCATGTCGCTTGGCAGGGAACAGGGAGTGGTGGCATAGCGAATTCATTCACGGTCGGTGGTGCGGTAAGCAATCCCGGTAGCTACTCGCTGGCCAACTTACCGGGCTCGCTGACCCCGATTACGACTTTCAGCAATTTGGCGACGGGTTCGGCGACCGGATTCACCGGCGTGTCGATGTGGGATTTATTGGTGGCGTCCGGTATCTCGACCAATCCGTCATCGCTGAAAACTTCCTATGTGGTCGCGACCGCTACCGACAATTACACCGTGGTCTACTCGCTCGGCGAGATCCTGGCGCGGCAAGCTAGCGGCACGCCCGACTTGATTGCTTACGCCGACGGCATAGGCAGTGGTTTGGGCAATGCCGGGGTCTTCCGCACGATCATTCCCGGCGATACTCGAGGCGGACGCTACATGTCCAACTTGAGCAGCTTGACCGTGGTCAACGCGGTACCGTTGCCGGCCGCGGCTTGGATGATGCTGAGCGGCGTGCTGGGATTGGCATTCCAATCGCGTAAACGCGTTATAGCCGCTTAAATCATTCGGTTCGGCGCACGCCGGACCCACGCCGATCCCTTGGTGTGCGACCGGCTACGCCGAGTCGCCTGATAACTTGTAAAAACAGTCGCGAGAATTTTCCATGCGTGCCATGTATCGAATGCTTTGCGGCGGCGCTCTGCTGTCCGCTGTGATGACCTTGCAGGCCGCCGGCCCTCTACCGGTCTCGCTGCGCGGGGTGCCGACGCCACCGGTGCCCGGCCTGCTGGACGGCGCCAATCCGATCGTGGTCGATAAAAACGCCGCCATCGCCTTGGGCAAGGCCTTGTTTTGGGATCAGAACGTCGGCTCCGACGGTCAGGCCTGCGCCTCCTGCCACTTCAGCGCCGGCGCCGACGGCCGGCTCAAAAACCAAATCAATCCGGGACAAAATTCGGCGCAACCGGCCGGGCAAACCTTCGATGCCTTGCCGTCCGGCGCCGGCGGTCCCAATCACACGCTGGTGGCCGAGGACTTTCCGTTGCAACGCTTCGGCAACGTCACCGACAATAGCACGCTGATTTACAACACCGATGACGTGGCCGGCTCGGCCGGCAGCTTCGGCGGCGAGTTTCAAGGCACTTCGACCTTCAGTGGTGCCAACGACCAATGCCGGCGCGGCGCCAACGAGGTGTTTAACGTCGGCCACGTCGGTACCCGCAAGGTCACGCCGCGCAATGCGCCAACCGTGATTAACGCGGTGTTCAACCACCGCAACTTCTGGGACGGCCGCGCCAACAACAGCTTCAACGGCAGCAGTCCGTGGGGGCCGCGCGATCCGGATGCCGGCGTGTGGATCAAGCTCAATGCCAGGACCGTCGTCAAACAACGCTTGAATCTGATCAACTCGGCGCTGGCCTCGCAAGCGGTGGCGCCGCCGATTTTCAACGACATCGAAATGGGCTGCCACGGCCGCACCTGGCCGGACATCGGCCGCAAATTGCTCAATCGCCAACCGCTGCAAAGCCAGCCGGTACATCCGCAAGACAGCGTGTTGGGCGGGTTAAGCAACAGCGGCGCCGGCGATCTGAAGCCGGGCTTGAAAACCACCTACAAAAACCTGGTCATCCAGGCTTTCAACTCCCAATATTGGGCTTACAGCGGTGTCGGCAAATTCGGCGCCCCGGCCAACGGCGGTGCGGCCTACAACCAGATGGAAGCCAACTTCGCGATGTTTTTCGGTCTGGCGATTCAATTGTACGAATCGACCTTGGTATCCGACCAATCGCCGCTGGATTTAAGCCCGCTGGATGCGGCCATGATTCCGACTTGGTCCAATGTATCCGATCCGGCGCTGGTCGCGTCGCTGAAACGCGGCGTTAGTCTTTTCGTTAACAATAACTGCTCGTTGTGCCACGCCGGACCAACGCTTAGTTTGGCGGCAGTGGCGACGAACGCCGCATTGGTTGCGCCGACGCCGGGCGCGACCTTCGGCCCGCCCGCGACCCCCATCGCCTACGGCCCCAATGCCTTTGGCCCGAATAATATTGCCGCCGGCGCCGGCATCTCCCGCTATGTCAATCCGGTCACTCGCGATAATACCGGCCAGAACCTGCCGCGCCTGATGGATTTGGGCTACACCAATGTCGGCGTGACTAAGCCGGATACCGATCCCGGCGTGGCCGGCGTCGATCCCTTCGGCCAGCCGTTATCGTTCGCGGCCCAATACGTGGAATATCTGGCCGGTAATAACGCCGGGGTCTTCGATTTGCCGATCGACAACGTGCGTAGCTGCGACTTTCTGATTCCGCTGGCGGTCAACTTGAACGCTCCGCTCAGCAATATTTTCCTGCCCGGCGACGGCATCCAGGCCGACGGCAGCCGGGAAGGGGGGGCGCGCAACCAAAACTGCCGCAACGCCAATCCGGTCACGGCCTATATCCCGACCGTCGCCGCTGCTCAGGCTAACCGGAACGGTAGCAAAATGGCGGTCGCGACCAACGCCGCGTTCAAGGTGCCGACCCTGCGCAACGTCGAATTGACCGGGCCTTACATGCACAACGGTGGCATGGCGACGCTGGTGCAAGTCATCGAGTTCTACGCCAGGCACGGCAATTTCGCCAGTCCGGAATTGCACGGCGTGATCGGCCCGATCGCGGCAAATTTGATCAACCCGCAAAACACCGACGATCTGAGTAATTTCCTGAAAGCGCTGACCGACGAACGGGTGCGCTACCAAAAAGCCCCGTTCGACCATCCGCAATTAACCGTCGCCCACGGCCACGTCGGCAACGATGTGCAAGTTGAAGCCGGCAATTCGCTGGGTGCCGATTTGGCCAAGGACGAAACGCTGACCTTGCCGGCGGTCGGCGCCGACGGCGCGGCCGCGCCGATTACCCCGTTTTTAGCGCCGCTGCCCTAAGGCTGGCCCGCGCGCGTATCGACTCCCAACATTCGGAAACCACTATGAAAACAGCGTTTTTTAGACCGCTAAACCTAGGCCTAGCATTGGCGCTAAGCCTGTGCCGGCTAAATTCTGCCCACGCATCCGCCAGCTACGACAGCATCGTCACGCTGAGCTACTCGATCGGCATTTTAGACAGCACCAATCCCACGGCCGGCGACAGGACGGGCTTGTCCATCCTCGGAACCTATCAGCAAGCTAGCGACGACCAAAACTTTTACGCAGTCGTCGGCGGCGACGGCCAGTACCAGTCTTACAGTCCCAATCCGGCCGCCGCTACGGTTAGCGGCAAGTTCACCGGTTTGTATTCCGTCGGCGGCAACGTTAACTCAGGCAGCGTCGACAGCTTGTTGACGGGATTATTCGGCCTGGAATTGAACAACAACGGTCCGTATAGCTACAACGTGGCCGTTGATTTTCAGTACGCACTGCAAGCGGCCGCTCACGGCGAATTCGCCAGCACCAACATTTTGTTCGATTACTGGGACGAGGGCGGCTCGAATTCCGGCTTCGACTATGTCTCGGCCGACGCGTTTAGCGGCGATCCGGACGATCAGCAATCGGCGGCGGATACCGCCACGTTTCATTTTGGCTTAGCAGCCGGCGCTACTCGACAGCTCTACGCCCAAGCCGGCATTAGTTCCCATCTGGAATCGGCGGACGCATCGCCGGTACCGCTGCCCGGCGCTGTCTGGCTGTTCTTAAGCGGCGCATCGGCGAGTCTCGGGCTTGCCGGCCGGAGGCAACGCGCCGAGGGCGCCCGCCAAGCTTAACGCCATATCCGCGATGACGGCCCGGACACCGAAAAACCGGTGGTTAACCCAGCGCAAGGACGCGCGCCTTTAACCGGCGGATTGTCGGGTTTGGCTAGTCCCGCCGCGCGAATCGGCCTCATGCGGCGGCAAGCCGGTGTAAGCGCGTGAAATCTCTGGGTGGGTTTCACGGGTGAGGGTGCGTTCATACTCGGGGGTGTCCGTCGCCACGACGCGAACAACGTATGAACAGCGCGGGCTAGGACGTTCCGCGTGGCATGGTCCGGAGGGCAATGCCGAGGAGGGGGAGCGATGATGCGCTCGGCCATGGACAGGCTGGCATTGATCGAACAGGCGAGTTCGATCGATGCCGACTTTGATTGCTGAACGCTACTTATCGTTAATTCATCGGACTTGAGTGATTTATGAAATTTTTATCATTGCAACACGGCGCGGCCCTAATGGCGGTGGCACTAACTTTCGGTAACGGCGCCGCGCAAGCCGGCATCGCCTATAACACCAACGGTTGGGACAGCGGCGATTTTCCCGGTGCGTCCGGATTCGTGCCCGGCACCTGGACAGGCGGCGGCGCGCCGGCATACAGCGGTAAACTGAATGCGGTTTGGTACGCGGACTTGGCGGCCGGCACCAGCGAAACGGTTTCCAGTGCAAACGGCGTCGCGGCCGGCGCCGATCCGTTATACGAATTGGCGGTCGGGCCGATGGGCTGGCAGCGTAACCCGGCGGCGACTTATCCGCATCAAGGCATGGGCCACGGTTCGGATATAGGCCTGATTACATTGGATACCACAACCGATCTGACCATCACCGTAGCCGCCGATTCCGATACGCCGTTGGACCCCACCACGGTCGTTAAACCTGGCTTCTCATTGTTTCAAGGTTGGGACACCGGGACCACCGCCAATCAAGTTCAAGCCTATTACAACAACCTCAACAATCCGCTCGGTAGCGTGGGCCTGACGTATTTGAACGGCGCGGGCGCCGCTACCGGCCTCACCTCGATCAGTCTGGTGTTCAACCATCTGGCGGCCGGCAACTATACGTTGATCCTCGGCGGCAACGCCGGCGGCGGCCACGGCGCTTACAGCGTCGCCTTCTTCGCCGCGCCGGTACCGGTGCCGGGCGCGGTGTGGCTGTTCGGCGGCGCCTTGGCGGGTTTGGTTGGCGTTGGCCGCCGTAACGGGAATCTCGAAGCATAGGTGCGATTTACCCAAGAGCATAAAAGCGCAGCGTAATCGCACGCATGTCAGATCTTCGTTCCTCCGATTACGCTGCGCCAATCGGAGGAACGCGGACTTAAACCGGGACAGTTTGAGGTTAAGCCGTTCGCCCTAAGTTTGTCGAAGGGCGAACGGTTGCCCGGTAGGTTAGACACATGCTGCTCGTGCGCTGGTGGGTTTGATGGTTAATGGTGGGCAACATTGCCCGCTCTACACCTTGGGCATTTTTAGGCAATTACATGAATAGAGGAGGCAACATGCAATGTCATTCAACCCGAAGGCGGGCGCCGCCCGGTTTGGCGTTCGCGGTTTTGGGTTTCGCGCTGGCCGGCTTGCCGGTGGCCGGTGTCGGGGCCGCCACCATCACGCTGGGGGCGGGCAAGGTCTCGACGATTTTCGAAAATCAGCCGACCCACAGTATCGGCAAGGGCCCGGCCGTGTTTATCGGCGGCGATGCCGACGGCTCGCCGCGGCGCGGTTTGATCGATTTCAATATCGCCGCCAATCTGCCGGCGACGGCGGTCATCACCGGTGTGGAGTTGACCTTGTATCTGGCCGATGTGGCCGGTGCCGGCGGGAGTGAAGATGCCACGCCGCGCACTATCGAACTGCATCGGTTGACCGGCAATTGGGCTCACGGTCCCACCGCTTTGGGCGTTACCCAAATCGAGGGCACCGACCAAGGGTTTCCGGCGATTCCTCCCAGCCCGACCTGGCTGGACCGCCGCTATTTACAAAACCAGCCTTGGGCCACGCCGGGCGGCGATTTCCAGCCATTGACCAGCGCCAGCACCTTGGTCGGCCAGGCTATCGGCGCGGCCTATACCTGGGCTTCCACGCCGGAGCTGGTCGCCGATGTGCAGGCCATGCTGAACGCGCCGTCCACCAATAACGGTTGGGTATTGCTGAATGCCGAGGAATGGAGTCCGGACACCTACCGGGTGTTTTACTCGCAAGCCTGGGACGACACCGCGCTACGCCCGCGGCTAAAAATCAGCTACGAGCTGGCGGCCGTGCCGCTGCCGGCGGCAGTCTGGCTGTTCGGCGTCGGCTTGTTGGGCTTGGTCGGCACCCTGCGCCCTTCGACTAGCTCAGGGCGAACGGTATTTAAAGGCCGAGTTAATAACTCGGAGGTGAAGTCATGAAGCTGCTGACACAGTTTTCCCGAACCGCGCTGGTTTGCCTGCTGCTAGCCGATTCGGCGGCGGTATCGGCGGCGGTCGTTACCCTGACGCCCAGCAAGGATGCGACGATTTTTGGTACCAGCATCAATCAAGGCCTGCCCAATTCGTCCGGCCAGGATTTGTTCAATCACAGCAATGGCGCTGGACCCGGCATGTTTGCCGGCGGTAACGGCCAATTCGCGCCGCATCGCGGGTTGATTGCCTTCGATATCGCGTCGCAAATACCGGCGGGCTCGGTGATTACCGGCGTGCAGTTGACGATGTACATCGGCATCGTCGCCGGATCGGGCGGTGCGGCCGGACTCGGCGACCAAACGCCGCGAACCATGGATTTGTTTCGCCTGACCCGCGATTGGGGCGAAGGCATTACCGGCGGCAACGCCACACAGATCGGCGGCACCGGCCAAGGCTTCCCGGCCAATCCCGGCGACGCCACCTGGAACGACGCGGCCTACCGGCAGACGCCGTGGACCACGCCCGGCGGCGATTACGTCAGCCAAGCCAGCGCCACGCTGGCGGTCGGCAGCGTCTTCGGGTCGGCGCAAACCTGGACGACTACACCAACCTTTGTCCAGGACGTACAAGCCTGGCTGGACGATCCATCGAGCAATTTCGGTTGGATATTGATCAACCGCGACGAAGATCTCAAGCAAACCCATCGTGCCTTTTATACCAGCGAATGGACCGATCCGGCGCTGCGTCCGCAATTGCAGGTTAGCTATCAACCGGCGCCGGTTCCGGTGCCAGCCGCCGTCTGGTTGTTTGGTACCGGCATCACCGGTTTGTTGGGCCTGACTCGGCGTAAAGCCTACGGCGCAGGCAAACCGTCGGCTTTTATTTTTTTAATCGTTCAACTCAAAAAGGAAACAAACCATGAAAAAGCAGACAGTTTTAACGTTGACGGCGGCAATGCTGGTGTGGGGCCAAGGCGCTTGGGCGGCGATATTAACAGGGGGTACCGGCACGTTTACCGTTGCCAATGACGCGGGCAGATTCTACAGCTCCAGCGTCGATAGCAGCGGCAACGCCCTTTTAAACAGCAACCCCGGTTACCGGGATTTTACCTACAACTTTACCTTGGGCGGCGGCGGTTTGAATCAACTCAAGATCAACTCGTCCGCCACTTCGGGCCAAGCGGGACAGCTCGCGGGCACCGCTACTTCGGGCATCTACGACGGTAATTTTTGGGTCACCACCAACGGTGGCAAGGGCGGCAATGACGACATGATTCTGGCCGTGGCGCTAACGGGTCCGATTTCCAGCGATTTTGCGCTGACCATTCAGTCCAACGGTTATGTCGTCGCGCCAAACCAAACCACGAGACCGACGGTATCGGCCGGCAACTGGCAAACCAATGTCGTGAATGAAACCTTTTACGGATCGGACTTTATCTATGGTCCGATGACCAGTAGGCCCGCGTCGGTGTACCAGCCGCTCTATAACGGCCAAGATCCCGCTACCACGGGCGCGCTGATGTTCATCGATCTTGGCGTCGCCAACCGGGTCGGTAATCTGTCGGATCAAGTCGTTTTCAGCGTGACCGGCCTCTATGCCGAAAATGTGTTGGCGTTCAGCACGTATGCCTACGACCTTATCGGCGGCAACACGGTAGCCAATGCGATCGGCTGGACAACCCCCACCGCCTCAACCGGCTATACCGTCATAGGCGCCGGCGTCGCGCCCGTTCCGCTACCGGCGGCCGTTTGGTTATTCGGCGGCGCGGTGGCGGGCTTGGTCGGTTTTGGCCGCCGCAAGGGGCGTCCGACGGTTTGAAGGTGGTTGTAGGATGCCGCCGAGCGCAGGCAAGGCGCATCGTTCGTGAGCGATGTGATTCCCCCGGTGCCGGCACATCCTACGAAACTGCTCAGGCTGAGCGGTCATTGCGTACCCCACCGGGCTAAAAATTCCCTCGCCTTTATGCTCGGTGGGTCTAAGGGAAAAAGGTTTTTTTCAATGTTCAGAGATTCCCTTTAATAAATTAAATTTGGAATTGGCAATGCGTAAACAGCATCAATGGTACCCGTTTATTTTGGCCGGTTTGTTGGCCGCGACCGCAAGGATGGCAACGGCGGACGGCCCGCTGCCGGTCTCGCTGCGCGGGGTGCCGACGCCACCGGTGCCCGGCCTGCTGGACGGCGCCAATCCGATCGTGGTCGATCAAACTGCCGCGATCGCCTTGGGCAAGGCCTTGTTCTGGGACCAAAACCTCGGCTCCGACGGTCAGGCCTGCGCGTCTTGCCATTTCAGCGCCGGCGCTGACGGCCGGGTCAAGAACCAGATCAATCCGGGACAAAATTCGGCGCAACCGGCCGGGCAAACCTTCGACGCCTTGCCGTCCGGCGCCGGCGGTCCCAATCACACGCTGATGGCCGAGGACTTTCCGCTGCAACGCTTCGGCAATGTCACCGACAACAGCACGCTGATTTACAACACCGACGACGTGGCCGGCTCCGCAGGCAGCTTCGGCGGCGAGTTTCAAGGCACTTCGACCTTCATCGGTGCCAACGACCAATGCCGGCGCGGCGCCAACGAGGCGTTCAACGTCGGCCACATCGGTACCCGCAAGGTCACGCCGCGCAATGCGCCAACCGTGATTAACGCGGTGTTCAACCACCGCAACTTCTGGGACGGCCGCGCCAACAACAGCTTCAACGGCAGCAGTCCGTGGGGTCCGCGCGATCCGGACGCCGGGGTCTGGATCAAGCTCAACGCCAGGACCGTCGTCAAACAACGCTTGAATCTGATCAACTCGGCGCTGGCTTCGCAAGCGGTGGCGCCGCCGATTTTCAACGATGTGGAAATGGGCTGTCACGGCCGCACCTGGCCGGACATCGGCCGCAAATTGCTCAATCGCCAAGCGCTGCAAAGTCAGCCGGTAGATCCGCAAGACAGCGTGTTGGGCGGGTTAAGCAACAGCAGCGCCGGCAACTTGAAGCCGGGCTTGAAAACCACCTACAAAAACCTGGTCATCCAGGCTTTCAACTCCCAATATTGGGCTTACAGCGGTGTCGGCAAATTCGGCGCCCCGGCCAACGGCGGTGCGGCCTACAACCAGATGGAAGCCAACTTCGCGATGTTTTTCGGCCTGGCGATTCAATTGTACGAATCGACCTTGGTATCCGACCAATCGCCGTTCGATATGAGCCCGCTCGACGCCAATCTAGCGCCGACCTGGAGCAATATCAGCGCCGCCACGCCGGCCGAAACCACCGCCAAGATCGCTTCGCTAAAACACGGCTTCAACCTATTCGTCAACAACCACTGCGGCCGCTGCCATATTGGCCCGACGATGAGTTTGGCGGCGGTGGCTACCAATGCCGCGCTGTTGACACCGACGTCGAGCGCCAGCTTCGGTCCGCCGGCCACGCCGATAGGTTATGGTCCGGATGCGTTCGGCCCGTTCGCGGCAGCCACCTTGTCCGGCGCCACCGCGTCGGCCAGTCCGATCACCCGGGATCTAAACATTTTGATACAGCCCAGGTTGATGGACTTGGGCTTCGCCAATGTCGGCGCGACCAAGACTGATGCCGACCCCGGCCTGGCCGGCACCGATCCGTTTGGAAATCCCCTGTCTTACGCCGCGCAATACGTCGGCTATTTGCTCGCCGATACCGCGGCCGTCATCGATCTGCCCATCGAAAAAATCCGGGCCTGCGATTTTCTGGCTCCGCTGGCGATCAATCAAGCACTGGACGACCCCGGTTACTTTTCCCAAGGCGACGGCTTGCAGGCCGACGGCAGCCGGGAGGGCGTGCTGCGTAGCTTGGGTTGCGCCAATCCGGATACCGCATTCATTCCGACACCGGCAGCCGCGCGGGCCGCCGCGAACGGCGCCAAGATGTCCGTTGCCACCGCCGGCGCGTTTAAGGTGCCGACGCTACGCAACGTCGAATTGACCGGACCT harbors:
- a CDS encoding cytochrome c peroxidase, which codes for MRKQHQWYPFILAGLLAATARMATADGPLPVSLRGVPTPPVPGLLDGANPIVVDQTAAIALGKALFWDQNLGSDGQACASCHFSAGADGRVKNQINPGQNSAQPAGQTFDALPSGAGGPNHTLMAEDFPLQRFGNVTDNSTLIYNTDDVAGSAGSFGGEFQGTSTFIGANDQCRRGANEAFNVGHIGTRKVTPRNAPTVINAVFNHRNFWDGRANNSFNGSSPWGPRDPDAGVWIKLNARTVVKQRLNLINSALASQAVAPPIFNDVEMGCHGRTWPDIGRKLLNRQALQSQPVDPQDSVLGGLSNSSAGNLKPGLKTTYKNLVIQAFNSQYWAYSGVGKFGAPANGGAAYNQMEANFAMFFGLAIQLYESTLVSDQSPFDMSPLDANLAPTWSNISAATPAETTAKIASLKHGFNLFVNNHCGRCHIGPTMSLAAVATNAALLTPTSSASFGPPATPIGYGPDAFGPFAAATLSGATASASPITRDLNILIQPRLMDLGFANVGATKTDADPGLAGTDPFGNPLSYAAQYVGYLLADTAAVIDLPIEKIRACDFLAPLAINQALDDPGYFSQGDGLQADGSREGVLRSLGCANPDTAFIPTPAAARAAANGAKMSVATAGAFKVPTLRNVELTGPYMHNGGMATLAQVIEFYARHGNFANDAQNFNLGASSRGLASVQNIADLSNFLKALTDERVRYQKAPFDHPQLTVAHGHVGNDVQVEAGNPLGADLAKDETLTLPAVGADGAAAPITPFLAPSP